GTAGTATAACAACATACAAAAAAATCGATTTTACGGATGAGCTTTTACCCCAACTCCTTACTGAACTTCACAAAAACAACATCCAGTCGATTCTTGTTGAAGGAGGAGCCACTCTGTTACAATCTTTCATCAATAAGAAATTGTGGGACGAAGCATTTGTTGAGAAGACAACCATCAGTCTCAATGAAGGAGTTAAAGCACCTCACATCGATGCAATCGTTTATTCTGTTGATGAACATTTCAGCACTCCAATATGGCACTATTTTAACGAAAATGAGACTTCTGAAGGGATATAATACATTATTTATCGAAAAAACAACACATTATATCTATAAATATTTATAAAACTTATCCTGAAAGAAGAGCAGAGAGAAAAAATCTGTTATTTTTGCACCTTGTAAATAAACAAAGTAATTCCAAATGAAAATAAATATCTTATCAATATTAGTCAGCATATTTGTTGCATCACTAACATTCACATCTTGTTTAAAATCTGATGGCGTGAGCAGTTTTGAAACTGACCCTACAATTAAAAGTTTTTCATTTGATTCAATCCGAATCGATTCTATAAAAAGTGCAGTTGGAAAAGACTATCCATTTTCAATCGATCAGATTGGCACAGGTGACACTGCACTGATATATAACACGGACTCGTTACCAGTCAACTCAAAAATATCAAAAGTCAAAATCAACCTCACTACAGCAGGAGGAATTACATACCAGAAGAATGGGAAAGACACAATCTGGAACACAACCGACACACTTGATTTTACAAGACCTGTTTGCTTCACAATTCACGCTTATAATTCAAACGGAACAACTATAAAGAAAATTTATAAAATTTCTATCAATGTGCATAAACAAGACCCCGATTCACTTAACTGGGGTATTAATCCGTATTATACCGGCACAGGGATCATCGGAAAGCAGAAGAGTCTTATCCTGAATAACAAAATATATGTCTTCAATGATGACGGAAGTGCACAGATAAAAGTAACTTCATCTGCAATGAATGACGGAAAAAGCTGGAGCAACCTACAAGCGATCGCTGGAATTAACGGCAAAGCAGATTACTCATCAGTGACCTCTTTTAACAATAGTCTCTACCTTGTTTCTGAAGGAAATGTTTATTCATCAACAAACGGTATTAGCTGGTCATTGGTTAGCAGTCTGAGTGACAAAGTAAAAACATTGCTTGTATCCTTTGACGGACGCCTTACCGGAATTAAGGGAGTTGGTTCCGAAACCAGATTCT
The Bacteroides sedimenti genome window above contains:
- a CDS encoding DUF6242 domain-containing protein, whose amino-acid sequence is MKINILSILVSIFVASLTFTSCLKSDGVSSFETDPTIKSFSFDSIRIDSIKSAVGKDYPFSIDQIGTGDTALIYNTDSLPVNSKISKVKINLTTAGGITYQKNGKDTIWNTTDTLDFTRPVCFTIHAYNSNGTTIKKIYKISINVHKQDPDSLNWGINPYYTGTGIIGKQKSLILNNKIYVFNDDGSAQIKVTSSAMNDGKSWSNLQAIAGINGKADYSSVTSFNNSLYLVSEGNVYSSTNGISWSLVSSLSDKVKTLLVSFDGRLTGIKGVGSETRFCVTTNGQTWENGEVVPAEFPKSNISATSYPLKTNANIHRAILVGDNSALGSADTIATPWSSFDGKDWAALKTDAGYCPKTNNISIIYYNNQFYTFGGSGQNGFKTFYESKDARVWTKVKEKVCFPVSFTGRGDYSYVVDNNNFIWVIWSKTAQTNDEIWKGRINSLGFVTQ